Genomic segment of Acinetobacter defluvii:
ATGCCCGAGGCATAGACTGTACAAAAAAACAGTCATAACAAGCCATGAAAACCGCCACTGCGCCGTTACCACCGCTGCGTTCGGTCAAGGTTCTGGACCAGTTGCGTGAGCGCATACGCTACTTGCATTACAGTTTACGAACCGAACAGGCTTATGTCAACTGGGTTCGTGCCTTCATCCGTTTCCACGGTGTGCGTCACCCGGCAACCTTGGGCAGCAGCGAAGTCGAGGCATTTCTGTCCTGGCTGGCGAACGAGCGCAAGGTTTCGGTCTCCACGCATCGTCAGGCATTGGCGGCCTTGCTGTTCTTCTACGGCAAGGTGCTGTGCACGGATCTGCCCTGGCTTCAGGAGATCGGAAGACCTCGGCCGTCGCGGCGCTTGCCGGTGGTGCTGACCCCGGATGAAGTGGTTCGCATCCTCGGTTTTCTGGAAGGCGAGCATCGTTTGTTCGCCCAGCTTCTGTATGGAACGGGCATGCGGATCAGTGAGGGTTTGCAACTGCGGGTCAAGGATCTGGATTTCGATCACGGCACGATCATCGTGCGGGAGGGCAAGGGCTCCAAGGATCGGGCCTTGATGTTACCCGAGAGCTTGGCACCCAGCCTGCGCGAGCAGCTGTCGCGTGCACGGGCATGGTGGCTGAAGGACCAGGCCGAGGGCCGCAGCGGCGTTGCGCTTCCCGACGCCCTTGAGCGGAAGTATCCGCGCGCCGGGCATTCCTGGCCGTGGTTCTGGGTTTTTGCGCAGCACACGCATTCGACCGATCCACGGAGCGGTGTCGTGCGTCGCCATCACATGTATGACCAGACCTTTCAGCGCGCCTTCAAACGTGCCGTAGAACAAGCAGGCATCACGAAGCCCGCCACA
This window contains:
- the intI1 gene encoding class 1 integron integrase IntI1; protein product: MKTATAPLPPLRSVKVLDQLRERIRYLHYSLRTEQAYVNWVRAFIRFHGVRHPATLGSSEVEAFLSWLANERKVSVSTHRQALAALLFFYGKVLCTDLPWLQEIGRPRPSRRLPVVLTPDEVVRILGFLEGEHRLFAQLLYGTGMRISEGLQLRVKDLDFDHGTIIVREGKGSKDRALMLPESLAPSLREQLSRARAWWLKDQAEGRSGVALPDALERKYPRAGHSWPWFWVFAQHTHSTDPRSGVVRRHHMYDQTFQRAFKRAVEQAGITKPATPHTLRHSFATALLRSGYDIRTVQDLLGHSDVSTTMIYTHVLKVGGAGVRSPLDALPPLTSER